AGGGCATTGTGTCGAATCGCATCATCTGAAATCTTGCCGAAAATTTTCCGGAAGCGGCCCGATTCACGACTTTCGCTTTCCCCTCGTCCCGTAGGGCGTGTCTTCGAGAACGATTCCCTTCTCGAGGAGCGCGTCCCTGATTTCGTCCGCGCGCTTGAAGTCCCTGGACGCGCGCGCCGCGTCCCGCTCAGCGATCAGGCGCTGGATCTCGGCGTCCCCAGGCGCCTGCGCCTCGTCTTTTTCTTCGAGCGCCCAGATGGAGTCGAAGCCGCGGAACGCCTCGGCGATCTCTCGGGCGTCTTCCCGAAAGAGCCGCCCGTTCGCCTCCTCGGTGTTGACCTCGCCCATCAGTGTGAACATCACGCCGAGGGCTTCCGAGACGTTCAAGTCGTCGCGCAGGGCGTTTTGAAATTTTTCCTTCGCCTCACGGAGCCGCGCGTCGAGGTCCGCGTTGCGCCCTTCGGGATACGACGTGACGGCGAGGCGGTGCATGAAGTCGCGGTAGCGGTCCACGGTCGTCTCGGCCTGCGCGAGGCCGTCGAGCGTGAAGTTGAGCTGCTTCCGGTAGTGGCACGAAAGGAGGAGGTACCGGATCGCCTCCGCGCGGTGGCCGCGCGAGAGCAGGTCGCGCAGGGTGTAGAAATTACCCTCGCTCTTTGCCATCTTGCGCCCGTCCACCAGAAGGTGCTCGGCGTGGAGCCAGAAGCGTACGAACGGCTTCCCCAGCGCCGCCTCGCTTTGAGCGATTTCGTTTTCGTGGTGCGGAAAGATGTTGTCCACGCCGCCCGCGTGAATGTCGAACGTCTCCCCGAGGTGCTTCACGCTCATCGCGGAGCACTCGATGTGCCAGCCGGGACGGCCCCGGCCGAAGGGCGCCTCCCATGATACGTCCGGGTCGTCCTCGAGCTTCCAGAGGGCGAAATCGCGCACGTCCTCCTTGCCGTACTCGTCGCTTGCGACGCGCTCGCCGCGCCGCGCCTGCGACAGATCGAAGCGCGAGAGGCGTCCGTAGCCCGGAAATTCCGAGATGCGGTAGAAGATCCCGCCCTCCGCCGGGTAGGCGACGCCGAGCTCCAGGAGCTTCTCGACGAGCGCAATCATCTCTGGAATGTGCTCCGTGGCGCGCGGATAGACCTCGGCGCGTTCCATGCCCAGTGTGTCCAGGTCCTCGAAGAAAGCGTCGATGTAGGTTTTCGTGAATTCGGAAACCGGCCGGCCGTGCTCGCGGGCGTTTTTTATTATCTTGTCGTCGATGTCCGTCAGGTTCATGACCTGCGTCACGCGGTAGCCGAGGTACCGGAACGCGCGGCGCAGCACGTCCTCGAACAGAAACGTGCGGTAGTTACCGATGTGGGCGTAGTCGTACACGGTGGGGCCGCACGTGTACATGCGCACGTGCCCCTCTTCGAGGGGCTCGAACGCCTCGACCTGCCTCGTCAGCGTGTTGTAAAGGCGCATGGAGAGCGTGCGCCCGGCGCGTTTTTGCCTGCTAGAGCACCTTCGGCTTGTAGGGATGGCTGCGCTTCCGGTCCACGCGCACCTCGATCATCTTGTCTCCCTGCTCGATGCTGTCCACCACGTCCTGTCCCTTCAGCACCTGCCCGAAGACCGTGTGCCTGCCGTCGAGGTGCGGTGTCGGCACGTGCGTGATGAAAAACTGGCTTCCGTTCGTGTTGGGCCCGGAGTTCGCCATCGAGAGCGTGCCGCGCAGGTGCTTGCGCTTGCTGAACTCGTCGGCGAAGCGGTAGCCGGGGCCGCCCCGGCCCGTGCCAGTCGGGTCGCCGCCCTGAATCATGAAAGGCGGATCCTTGATGACGCGGTGGAAGATCAGGCCGTTGTAAAATCCTTTCTCCGCGAGGTTGATGAAATTCGCCACCGTGTTGGGGGCGTCGTCCTCGAACATTTCGAGCACGATGTCGCCTCTTGAGGTCTTGATGGTCACCTGCGGGAGGGCCTTGTCGTCTATGACGGGACCCGCGGCCTTCTCCGTCGCTTCTTTCTTTGTTTCTTCCACCTTTTTCTCTCCTTCGTCCGCTTCGGGACTCGGCGGCGTTTCCGCCGCCTCGGTCTTGGAAACTTCCTGAGTCTTTTGCGCGGGCTCCTTCGTCGCCTGCTCGGAGGACTCCTGGCTTCCCGCGCATCCCATGCCCGCCACATAGGCGAAAAATGCGAGCGCTATCACAAAGAGGATCGTTGTGTTTCTCATTTGACGTTCTCCTTTTTTAATAGTTTCCTTTTGCCCGGCCTAGCCAAACACCCGTCCCCCCTTTACGTGGAAAAGAGGGGACGGTGTTTGGCTAATTTTCAGAAGGTGCGGGGCTGATCTTTTCGACTTTATCGGAGGTTTCGGTTCATGGTTCCGGCGTTTCAGCAACTGCCGTTTCCTCCGTCTCAGTCGTTTCTCCCTCAGCCTCGGGACTCTCGGCGGTCTCGCCCGCCTCCTCCGTCGCCGCTTCCGCCTCGACGGGCTCGGCCACTTCCTCGGTCGCAGCGGCCGTCTCTTGCGTCTCCGCTTCGGGCTGGCCTTTGGCGCATCCCGTACTGACCAAGAAGAGGGCAAGCGCCAAGAAGCAGAGAGTTACTTTTAAGGTCGTACTCATGGGCTTTTCTCCTTTCGCACGTTGTTTTCTTAGATGGGCACCCCGTGGTTGAGGGGGCCGGCTTCTCCCTTGCCGATGGCAAAGGGGTGGTTCATGGCTTTGACGATGTATTTTTTTGCCATATCGATTCCGACCTCGACGCGCTCTCCGACGGCTAGGCGCGCGGCCACCACCGAAGCGAACGCGTCGCCCAGGCCGTGCGTGTTGCGCGAGGCGACGCGGTTCGCGTCGTAGACGCTGTGCTTCTTGCCGTCGTAGAGAAGGTCGAGGGGGCGCGACGTGTCGAGATGGCCGCCCTTTATGATGACGAACTTGGGGCCGAAGTCGTGAAGAATTTTCGCCGCCTCCTGCATTGAGCGCGTCTCGTTCACGTCCACGCCCGCGAGACGTGAGGCCTCTTCGACGTTGGGCGTGATGACGGTGACGAGCGGGAACAACGTTTTCTTGAGGGGCTCGATGCCTTTCTCCTCGAGAAGGGCCACGCCGGTCGAGGCGCGCAGGACGGGGTCCAGGACGATGTTCTTGAGGGAAAGGGCCTCGATGAGCGTGGCGACGACTTCCACGTTCTCGGCCGTCGCGAGCATGCCGATCTTGACCGCGTCGGGCGGGATGTCGCTCACGACCGCCTCGATCTGCGCTCCCACGAAGGTCGCGGGGACGGGGAATACGGCCTGCACGCCTTGGGTGTTCTGCGCCGTCACGGCCGTGACGACGCAGGTCGAGTATAGCCGCAGGGCGGCAAGCGTCTTGATGTCGCCTTGGAGTCCCGCGGCTCCGTCCGAGTCGGAGCCGGCAATGATCATGACGGTTTTGTGCATACGTGTGCCCTCTTCTAATTTTGCAGCGCCCGCACCGCTTCGCTCGGCGATTTCGCGCAGGCGATGGCCGAGACGGCCGCGACGCCGCGGATGCCCGTTTTCTCGAGCCGCGACACGTTCGCGGAAGAAGCGCCGCCGAGCGCGTAGACGGGAATGCGAAGCGCCGCCGCGACGCGGCGGAGCTGTGCCGGGCCCTTCGGCCTGCCCTTCCACGGTGCGCGCGTGGGGAAGACCGGGCTGTAGGTTACGAAGTCCGCGCCCCGCCGCTCGGCCTCGCGCGCCTCGCGCAGGCTGTGCGCCGAATAGCCTATCAGAAAATTTTTTCCCATCGCGCGGCGGACGGCTTCGACGGGGACGGTGCTTTTCCCCAGGTGCACGCCCGAGGCGCCAGCGAGCCGCGCCACGTCGAAGCGGCCGTTCACGAGCACCTTCCGGCGATAGGGGCGGGCGGCGCGCACGA
The DNA window shown above is from Acidobacteriota bacterium and carries:
- a CDS encoding cysteine--tRNA ligase, giving the protein MRLYNTLTRQVEAFEPLEEGHVRMYTCGPTVYDYAHIGNYRTFLFEDVLRRAFRYLGYRVTQVMNLTDIDDKIIKNAREHGRPVSEFTKTYIDAFFEDLDTLGMERAEVYPRATEHIPEMIALVEKLLELGVAYPAEGGIFYRISEFPGYGRLSRFDLSQARRGERVASDEYGKEDVRDFALWKLEDDPDVSWEAPFGRGRPGWHIECSAMSVKHLGETFDIHAGGVDNIFPHHENEIAQSEAALGKPFVRFWLHAEHLLVDGRKMAKSEGNFYTLRDLLSRGHRAEAIRYLLLSCHYRKQLNFTLDGLAQAETTVDRYRDFMHRLAVTSYPEGRNADLDARLREAKEKFQNALRDDLNVSEALGVMFTLMGEVNTEEANGRLFREDAREIAEAFRGFDSIWALEEKDEAQAPGDAEIQRLIAERDAARASRDFKRADEIRDALLEKGIVLEDTPYGTRGKRKS
- a CDS encoding peptidylprolyl isomerase, giving the protein MGCAGSQESSEQATKEPAQKTQEVSKTEAAETPPSPEADEGEKKVEETKKEATEKAAGPVIDDKALPQVTIKTSRGDIVLEMFEDDAPNTVANFINLAEKGFYNGLIFHRVIKDPPFMIQGGDPTGTGRGGPGYRFADEFSKRKHLRGTLSMANSGPNTNGSQFFITHVPTPHLDGRHTVFGQVLKGQDVVDSIEQGDKMIEVRVDRKRSHPYKPKVL
- the thiD gene encoding bifunctional hydroxymethylpyrimidine kinase/phosphomethylpyrimidine kinase, producing the protein MHKTVMIIAGSDSDGAAGLQGDIKTLAALRLYSTCVVTAVTAQNTQGVQAVFPVPATFVGAQIEAVVSDIPPDAVKIGMLATAENVEVVATLIEALSLKNIVLDPVLRASTGVALLEEKGIEPLKKTLFPLVTVITPNVEEASRLAGVDVNETRSMQEAAKILHDFGPKFVIIKGGHLDTSRPLDLLYDGKKHSVYDANRVASRNTHGLGDAFASVVAARLAVGERVEVGIDMAKKYIVKAMNHPFAIGKGEAGPLNHGVPI
- a CDS encoding thiamine phosphate synthase — protein: MKRRYMQIVREAAKGGAEMIQVREKDLADGELLELTRRVVRAARPYRRKVLVNGRFDVARLAGASGVHLGKSTVPVEAVRRAMGKNFLIGYSAHSLREAREAERRGADFVTYSPVFPTRAPWKGRPKGPAQLRRVAAALRIPVYALGGASSANVSRLEKTGIRGVAAVSAIACAKSPSEAVRALQN